The window TTCATTATAAGAAACTCCTTTACTTTTTTTAAGGAAAGGTGGATTTCAATTTATTAAAAAATTGAAAGACGGAAAGGTTTTATGAATACACAAAAACATATTTTAGTCATTCGTCTCTCTGCAATGGGAGACGTTGCTATGACAGTTCCTGTTTTAAGAGCATTTACACAGCAGTATCCAGGAGTGAAAATCACCGTTTTAACACGTGCGTTTTTTACTCCTTTTTTTAGAGACTTAGACAACGTTACTGTTTTTCCTATAGATTTAAAAGGAAGGCATAAAGGTGTTTTCGGACTTTTCAAACTTTCAAAAGAATTAAAAAAACTACATATTGATGGCGTTGCCGATTTGCATAATGTATTGCGAACTAAGATTTTAAAAGTCTTTTTCTTCGGAATAAAATACATGCAAATAAACAAAGGTAGAGCAGAAAAGAAAGCATTGATTTCTGGTAAAGCGTTTAAGCAGCTAAAAACATCTCACGAGCGATATGCAGATGTTTTTAAAGCCCTAGGTTTACCTGTAGATTTAAGTAATCCAACTTTTTCGGAAACCGTTAAGCTTCAAAAAAATACGCTTGCTAAAACAGGAGATAAAACAAAAAAGTGGATTGGTATTGCACCTTTTGCTGCCTTTAAAAGTAAAATGTATCCTTTAGACGCTATGCAAGTTGTTATTGAAGCACTTTCTAAAACGTATACTGTTTTTCTTTTTGGAGGAAAGCAAGATATACAAGAGTTACAGGCTTTACAGATAAATAAGAACGTGGTTAATTTAGCCGGACAATTAAGTTTAAACGAAGAGTTAGATGTTATTTCTAATTTAGACGTCATGTTATCTATGGATTCCGGTAATGCGCACATTGCAGCGATGCTAGGTAAAAAAGCAGTTACCATTTGGGGAGTTACACATCCTTTTGCAGGATTTTCACCTTTTAATCAACCAGAAAATTATGCGTTGTTAGCAGATAAAAAACAGTTTCCTTTAATACCAACTTCTATTTACGGAAATAAGTTTCCTGAGGGTTATGAAGAAGCTTCCAAAAGTATTGCTCCGCAAAAAATTATAGACACAATAAATGCTATAATTTAAAAGATTAAATTGTTGATATTTAGATTTTAAACGTACTATAAAAAAACCCTACTCCAAAGAGTAGGGTTCATTTTAAACTTACCATAAAATTAATAATCCCTAACTATTATCATTTATCGTTTAAAACTAGAACGAATATATTGGGTTTATTATTTAAAAAAAATAAACATCTAGGAAAAGATAATAAAATCGTTAAAGTGTATATTTTTTAAGCTAAAACCAGATTTTCATCGATAAAATGTTAGCACAAGAATGATTTTAAATATTTTTTTACGGTTTATACATCATCATAATCCACTGTAATTTTAGAGGTAGTTGGATGTGCTTGACAAGTTAAAATTAACCCTTCGTCCAATTCACTAGCTGTTAAAATATTGTTTTGTCTCATTTTTGCTTCTCCTTCTGTAATTCTAGCAATACAACTACTACAAATTCCGCCTTGACAAGAATATGGAGCATCTAGATCTTTATCTAATGCGGCTTCAAGAATAGATTGTTTTTGAGACATGATAAATGTGGTTGTTTCATCATCTACAGTAATGGTAATTTCTGTTTCACCGTTTACAGCCTCTTCATTTATTGCAGCTGGTTTTGCAGCTTTAAAAAGCTCAAAGTGTATGGTGTCTTCTGCTATGTCATGTCCTGTTAAAACATCTTTAACGGTATGTATCATTGCTTCTGGTCCGCAAAGGTAAAAAGCATCTACATCTATATGCTTGTGCTTGTTTTTCATTACATAATTAACGGTGCTTTTTTCAATCCTTCCAAAAATAGCATCTTCTTCATCTTCTTGACTAAATACAAACTGTATAGAAAAACGTTCTTTGTAATTATGATGTAAGGCTAATAACTCATCCAAAAACATCGTGTCTTTGGTGGTTTTGTTTCCATAAACCAGAATTACTTTACTATGTACTTCTTCTTCTAAAGCACATTTAATAATACTTAAAACAGGAGTAATCCCACTTCCTGCAGCAAATGCAGCTATATTTTTAGTTTTTGAGTCGTTAGGTGTAAATGTAAACCTTCCTTTTGGCGAAGCTACTTCTAAAGTGTCTCCAGCTTTTAAAGTGTTATTTGCATAGGCAGAAAAAGTACCACCTTCTACTTCTTTTACTGCAACTTTTAATTCCCCGCTTTTTGGCGAAGAACATAAAGAGTAATCACGTCTTACTTCATTGCCATTAATCGTGGTTTTTACCGTTATATATTGTCCTGCTTTAAAAGCAAAAATATCTTTTAAGTTTTCTGGTACATTAAAGGTTATAGTTACTGCTTTTTCAGTTTCTCTATGTATATCTTTAATGGTTAATTTATGAAATTGTGACATAGTTATTATTTTTTGTAAAAATAATGAAGCATTTTCGTTTTGCCTTTCTTTTATTATAAAATTTATACCTAATTATCTTATACATAAGAATTTTATGTATATTTGATTTATGGCGAATAATAAATTATATAAAGGAAGTTTAACAACAATTATTTTAAAACTTCTGGATGAAGGAGGTAAGATGTACGGTTATGAAATCACCCAAAAAGTAAAAGTGATCACTAAAGGAGAATTAAAGATAACTGAAGGTGCTTTATATCCTGCTTTGCATAAATTAGAAGCAGATGGTATGTTAGATGTTGAGGTAGAAAAAGTAGATAATAGACTGCGAAAATACTATAAGTTAACAGAAAAAGGAAGCAAAGAAACCAATAGTAAATTGCAAGAGCTTCAGGATTATATTAAAACGATGCAGCTTCTAGTAAACCCTAAATTTAGTTTGGATTAATGAAAACATCCAATAAAGAAAATATGTCGTACAGTAGGAAAGTAGACAAAGAACAACTGGAAAACCTTTACCAATTCACCAGAAAACATTTTGTAGAGCATTACGATTTGCAAACAGAATTAGTAGATCATCTGGCAAATGATATAGAATCTATTTGGGAAAACAACCCTGATTTACCTTATGAAAATGCGCGAGATAAAGCTTTTGAAAAGTTTGGTGTTTTCGGATTTATGAACGCTGTTGAGCAACGTCAAAAAGCAATGCATAAAAGGTATTTAAAGTTTTTATGGACAGAGCTTAAGCAATGGTTTACTTTACCTAAAGCAATTAAAACGGCTGCCCTTTTTATAATGATCTATGTTGCTTTTACCTCTTCTTTATTCTCGTATTTTATTTTTGCTTTTTATGGGATAGTCTGTATTTGGTCTTTTGTTAAAAGTGTACAGCTTAAAAGACAGTTTAAAAGAAGAAAGGAAGTTTCTAATAAAAAATGGATGCTAGAAGAAATAATATTTAAACAAGCTGGAGGATCTGTACTATTATTAATGTCTCAATTGCCATCTTTGTATAATCTTTCAGATAATTTATTTACCAATTTCTATTTTGTTTTAGGCTTTTCTATTTTTTCAACTTTATTTTTTCTTTGGCTATATATTAGCTTTTTAATATTGCCCCAAAAAGCGGAAGAATTATTGAATAAAACCTATCCCGAATTCTGTGTGTAACATTTTTATATTTTTCACTACTAACCTTTAAACCAAACCCAACCAAAATGATAAAACGTTTTTTAGATTTAGAATGGAAACAGTTTACTCGATCAGCAAGCTTTGGTAAAAGCGTAGTACTAAAAATAGTAATGGCCTTTTTTGCCTTGTATTTTGTTGCTATGTTTTTAATCATGGGAATTGCAATGTATCCGCTACTTAAAAAAGTGTTTCCAGAAAGTGATCCTTTAATAATGTTTAACGGATTTATTTTCTTTTGGATTTTAGGCGATTTAGTAATCCGATTTTTCTTTCAGAAATTACCAGTAATGAGTGTAAAACCCTTACTTACACTTCCTATCAAACGAGCGAAAGTGGTAAACTTCGTATTAGGAAAATCTGCATTATCCTTTTTTAATTTCTTGCCTTTATTTGCAATAATACCCTTTGGGATCACACTTATATTAAAAGATTATAGCGTTGCTACTGTTTTGGTTTGGATGCTAACCATTGTGTTAATTACACTAATAAATAACTTCTTAAATTTTATTATTGAAAGCCTATCTGCTAAAACAGAATTATCTTTTTTACCAATTATACTTTTTGCAGGATCTCTTTTTGCATTAAATCATTTTCAAATAATAAATATTGCCGAAGTTTTATCTAATGGTATTCAGGCTATTTCTAATAATCCATTGTTCCTAGTGGTTCCAATACTTGTTTTAATTGGTCTATACCTGTATAACTTTAAAATTCTTCGTGCTAAATTATTTTTAGATAGTTCTCTAAAATCTAAAACACAAGAAGTAAATGCTTCCAACTTAGAATGGACTAAAAAGTTTGGAGACATTGCGCCTTTTATGCAATTAGATTTAAAATTACTTTGGCGTAATAAACGACCAAAATCTTCGGTTTGGATGCTGTTAATAGGACTTTTATATGGTTTATTCTTTTATCCAAATCCTATGTATCAAGACAAAGAATTCTTGTTTGCATTTGTTGGTATTTTTGTAACTGGAATTTTTCTTATCAACTTCGGACAATTCATTCCTGCATGGGATAGTGGCTATTACAAAATGCTAATGAGTCAAAATATTAAATACAAACAATACTTAAAATCTAAATACACTTTAATGACTTTAAGTGTTATTATTTTATTTGTGTTAAGTATTCCTTACGTATACTTTGGTTGGAAAATTTTACTAGCACATTTTGCTGCAGCAGTTTATAATATTGGAGTAAACACCTATGTCATTTTATTAGGAGGATCTTTCAATCGAAAAAAAATAGATTTAAACCAAAGAGCAGCGTTTAACTTTCAAGGTACTGGAGCGGTACAGTGGATTATTGGTTTTCCGTTAATGCTTTTACCAATGGGAATATTCGCTATTTTCAATTTTGCATTCAATTTCGAAATTGGTATTCTAGTGCTTATTCTTTTAGGAGTAACCGGAATTATTTTCCATCAAAAAATAATGAAATTAATAACCAAGAGATATTTAGCTTCAAAATATAAAATGATTGCTGCTTTTGATCAAGACAACTAAAATATAACCACATGATAACTACTACAAACCTTACCAAAAAATACAATGCAAATCCCGTTTTAAATATTGAAAGTTTAGAAATCCCTAAAGGACAAAGCTTCGGTTTAGTTGGTAATAATGGTGCAGGAAAAACCACGTATTTTAGTCTGCTTTTAGATTTAATACAACCAACTACAGGGTATATTAAAAATAACGATATTCAGGTAAACCTTAGTGAAGACTGGAAGCCATTTACGTCGTCTTTTATAGATGAAAGCTTTTTAATTGGTTACCTAACCGCAGAAGAATACTTTTATTTTATTGGCGAACTTAGAGGGCAAAACAAAGCAGATGTAGATGCCTTAGTAGCTACTTTTGAAGATTTTTTCCATGGAGAAATTCTCGGACAGAAAAAATACCTTCGTGACCTAAGTAAAGGAAACCAAAAGAAAGCCGGAATAGTTGCGGCACTTATTGGTAATCCAGAAGTCATTATATTAGATGAGCCTTTTGCTAATCTAGATCCTACAACGCAAATAAAACTGAAACAAATAGTAAAAGATTTAGCACAAGAACAAGGAGTAACCGTACTTATTTCTAGTCATGATTTAATGCATGTTACAGATGTTTGTGAACGTATTGTAGTGCTTGAAAAAGGAGAGGTGGTTAAAGATATTGTAACTAGCCAAGCAACTTTAAAAGAATTGGAAGCACATTTTGCAGGAACAGAAATAATCTAAAAACACCTCGTTTTTATAGCTAAATTAAAAAAGATGCGTATTTTTACGTGCTTAGGCGGTTTTTATATGCTTTCTAATTTAAAATTAGAGGAGCTATTTATAATATATGCTTGAGTTTACAGTTATTTATTTGAGTTAAATACACAGCTTTTGAAAACATCTTACAAAATTATATTAGTCCTTTTAGTTTCTGTAACCTTAATAACCAGTTGTTCTAGAAAAAAGAACACTTTTATTAGCAGAAATTATCACGCATTGTCTGCACGAGATAATACGCTTTTTAACGGTTACAATGCTTTAGAAGAAGGAAGAGAAAACCTGAATCAAAGCTATACAGATAATTACTGGGAAATCCTTCCTATAGAGCGCATGCAAGTTTTTGAAGAGGTTACACTTCCTGGGCAAAACAAAAACGAAAGCTTTAGTAGAGCAGAAGAAAAAGCAGTAAAAGCCATTCAGAAGCATGGTATGAATATTCAAGGAAAAGAATATAATTACCAAATAGACGAAGCGTATTTACTCTTAGGAAAAGCGCGTTATTTTGACCAACGTTTTGTGCCTTCCTTAGAGTCTTTCAACTACATTTTATATAAATATCCGGCTAGTAATAAAATCAATCAAGCTAAAATTTGGAGAGAAAAATCTAATATTCGTCTAGAAAACGAAGAACTAGCTATTAAAAATCTAAAACGCCTTTTAGATCAAGAAGAATTAGACGGTCAAGACTTAGCAGATGCCACATCCATACTAGCACAAGCCTATATAAACACTAAGTCTTTAGATAGTGCATTAACACAAATTGATATCGCATCTAACGCTACAAAAAGTAATGATGAACGCGGAAGATATCGTTTTATACAAGGACAATTATACAATGCTTTAGGAGATAAAGACAGTGCAAACATAGCCTTTGATAGAGTTATAGATTTAAACCGAAGCACGCCAAGAATGTACCTTATTAGTGCACATATTGAAAAGGCTAAAAACTTTGACTATGAAGAAGGAGACAAATTAGAGTTCCTAGAATTACTTACAGACTTAGAAGAAAATAGGGAAAATAGACCTTATCTAGATAAAATTTACCATCAGATAGCAGAATACCATTTAAAGAATCAATCGGATTCTTTAGCGCTAGCATACTACAATAAATCTTTAAGAACAGACACCAACGATAAGGTTTTAAAAGCAAAAACCTATGAGATTATTGGTGATATGAAATTTATTGCAGCAGCATATAAAAGTGCTGGTGATTATTATGATAGTACCATGACAAATATGGTAGTAAATACCAAACCATACAGAGTCATTAAACGCAAAAGAGATAATTTGGAAGATGTTATTCTATATGAAGACATTGCGAAAAATAACGATAGTATTATAAGATTAGTTTCTTTGTCTAAAGAAGATAAGCTTGCATTTTTTACAAAGCATGTAGAGAAACTTAAAGAGGAAGCAGAAAAAGAACAAGAAAAAGCAGAAGCCGCAGAAAGAAACAAAGGTATTGTAACAACCAATAATAGTTTTGGTAATACTCCGGCGTTAGGAGGAAAGGACTCTAGAGGAGGATCAACTCCTGGTCAAGGTTCTTCTTTTTACTTTTATAATCCAACAACAGTAGCTTATGGTAAATCAGAATTTTTTAAAGATTGGGGAAACCGTAAATTGGAAGACGATTGGAGATGGTCTAGCAACACAAATTCTGGAATAAATGCTTCCGAAGAAAACCCTGCGATAGCAAATGCTTCCGAAGTAGAATTATATGATCCTCAGTTTTATATCGATCAAATTCCTACCGAAGAAAAAGTTGTTGACAGCATAATAAAAGAAAGAAACTTTGCTTACTATCAATTGGGGTTAATCTATAAAGAGAAATTTAAAGAATATCCTTTAGCAAAGATTAAATTTACAGAACTTTTAAATAATAATCCCGAAGAAAACTTAGTGCTTCCTTCTAAATATAATCTATACAAGATTTATCAATTATTAGGAGAACAAGGCGAAGCAGATTTTACTAAAAAAGATATTATCACCAATTATCCAGATTCTAGATATGCAACTATTTTAAATAATCCGGAAGCCGCAAATCTGGAAGATGAAAATAGTCCGGAAACCATATATAAAAATCTTTATAATCAATTTGAAAATCAGGAATACGTAAAAGTACTTTCCGATATAGAAAAGTATATTATAGCCTTTGAAGCAGAAGCTATAGTTTCTAAATTCGAACTTCTTAAAGCAACAGCAACAGGGCGTTTATATGGTTATGAAGCCTATAAAAAGGCAATTAATTTTGTAGCGCTTAATTATGCGAACACACCAGAAGGACAGCGAGCACAGGATTTATCCACTAATGCATTACCTAAGATGGCTAAAAAAGAATTTGCTTCAGATAGTTTAAATGGTAATTATAAAGTGTTGTACAAGTTTAATACAGCGAATACAGAAGAAATAACAAGTTTTGTAAAAACCTTAAAGGAAGTAACAGCACATGTGCCACATTATAAATTAAGTACTTCGGTAGATGTGTATGACCCAGAAACAACATTTGTTGTCATTCACGGTTTAAAAAGTATCGATGGAGCAAAAGGATTTGCATACATATTAAGAGATGAAGATAGATCTAAAATAACAAAACCATCTATTGCTATTTCATCTACAAATTATCAAATTGTTCAGATTCATAAGAATTTAGACGATTATACTAAAGCACAGCAATTATAAAATAAGAATCATGTTTTCAGATAACAAAAAAGATAAAAAAGCTTACGAAAATTCTTCCAGCCAAAACATTATAGCAAAAGGAACCAATATTGTTGGAGACTTTTCTAGTGAAGGCGATTTAAGAATAGATGGTACTATTGAAGGAAATCTAACTACTCCAGGAAAAATAGTAGTTGGGAAATCTGGTGTAATTAAAGGGACGCTAAATGGATCTGATGCTTATTTTGAAGGAAAATTTTCAGGAAACTTAACCTTAACAGGAACCTTAACTTTAAAATCTTCTGCGCATATTGAAGGTGAAGTGGTTTTAGGGAAATTAGAAGTAGAGCCAGGAGCAACTTTTAATGTAAACTGTGTAATGAAAGGAGCCTTAAAAGAATTAAATAATAGCAACACTTCACAAAATTTAAAAAAAGGAAGAAGTGCCTAGTAAATTTTTAAGATTTACATCTACAGCTTTTCAAATGGGAGGAACCATTTGGTTAGGTAATGTATTAGGAAAATGGTTAGATGTTAAATATCAAACCACTTATTTAGAAAACACCATTACGCTTCTAGCGGTTTTTATTGCTATGTACTTAGTAATTAGCCAGGTTTTAAAAATATCAAAAGATAATAAAGACAATGATTAAAAGAATCGTTTTCTATAGTATTGCTTTTTCATTTTTATTTGCAGCTTCTTATGCTATTCACTTATCCAGTTTAAAAGATTTAAACATTAAACTTAGGGTACCACTATTTTCTATCTATCTATTTCATTTTATAGTATCGCTATTTATTTGTGTCGTTTTTGCAGTACTTGAAACTACTAAAAAATGGTCACAACAGTTGGGTTTTGTGTACTTATTTACTTTAATAACAAAACTTATGTTGTTTGTAGTGGTCTTTAAAAATTCTGTTTTTAAAGTCGAGAACCTTAGTAAATTAGAAGGATTTAATCTGCTAATTCCGGTGTTCCTTTTTCTTTTTTTAGAAGTCTATTTCATAGCCAGAATATTAAGTAAAAAATAGTGGTTAATATTATTAAAAAAAAAGTAATTGTTTTTTCAATAATTTCCGTAGTTTTGCACCGAATTTAAAAACACAGTTTTTTTGATTTTTTTAACAATGAAGGTAGCTAAACAAACTTTTAAATTATTCACTCTGGCAGTAATGCTTTTCGCTAGTGCTTTTGCAATGGCTGAAAACACTAATGATACAGGGAAAGATACAGGTAGTCAAATAGATACAAAAGAAGAAGTGGAAGCTTATATTTTGCATCATATTCAAGATTCTCATGATTTTTCTTTGTTCTCATATACAAACGATGCAGGAGAGCGTAAACATTTCGGATTCCCTTTACCAATTATTTTATGGTCAAGTAATGGTTTAACAACTTTTATGTCTTCAGAGTTTCATCATAATGATGATGGTCATGTTATTGTGGAGAAAAACGGATTGAAATTCGCAAAGATTCATTCTAAAATCTATGAGTTAGACGGTGGAGCTGCAACAGTAGCTTTTGACGAAACACACCATGCAACAAATGCACACAGAGTATTAGATTTTTCTATTACTAAAAGTGTAGTAGGTGTCTTATTAATTGGTTTATTAATGTTAATCTGGTTTTCTGGTTTAGCAAGACAATATAAAAAGAGACAAGTACCAACTGGTTTTGGTCGCGTTTTAGAGCCTTTAGTATTATACGTAAGAGACGAAATCTCAAGACCAAACATTGGTGAAAAACATTATAGAAAATTTACAGGTTACTTATTAACGGTATTCTTTTTTATCTGGATATTAAACTTATTAGGTTTAACACCATTTGGTTTTAATGTAACAGGTCAATTAGCAGTTACTGCTTGTTTAGCAATCTTTACATTAGTAATATATACAGTAAGTGGTAATAAAGATTACTGGATGCATATTTTATGGATGCCAGGAGTGCCAATTTTA is drawn from Lacinutrix sp. WUR7 and contains these coding sequences:
- a CDS encoding glycosyltransferase family 9 protein; translated protein: MNTQKHILVIRLSAMGDVAMTVPVLRAFTQQYPGVKITVLTRAFFTPFFRDLDNVTVFPIDLKGRHKGVFGLFKLSKELKKLHIDGVADLHNVLRTKILKVFFFGIKYMQINKGRAEKKALISGKAFKQLKTSHERYADVFKALGLPVDLSNPTFSETVKLQKNTLAKTGDKTKKWIGIAPFAAFKSKMYPLDAMQVVIEALSKTYTVFLFGGKQDIQELQALQINKNVVNLAGQLSLNEELDVISNLDVMLSMDSGNAHIAAMLGKKAVTIWGVTHPFAGFSPFNQPENYALLADKKQFPLIPTSIYGNKFPEGYEEASKSIAPQKIIDTINAII
- a CDS encoding ferredoxin--NADP reductase, translating into MSQFHKLTIKDIHRETEKAVTITFNVPENLKDIFAFKAGQYITVKTTINGNEVRRDYSLCSSPKSGELKVAVKEVEGGTFSAYANNTLKAGDTLEVASPKGRFTFTPNDSKTKNIAAFAAGSGITPVLSIIKCALEEEVHSKVILVYGNKTTKDTMFLDELLALHHNYKERFSIQFVFSQEDEEDAIFGRIEKSTVNYVMKNKHKHIDVDAFYLCGPEAMIHTVKDVLTGHDIAEDTIHFELFKAAKPAAINEEAVNGETEITITVDDETTTFIMSQKQSILEAALDKDLDAPYSCQGGICSSCIARITEGEAKMRQNNILTASELDEGLILTCQAHPTTSKITVDYDDV
- a CDS encoding PadR family transcriptional regulator; this translates as MANNKLYKGSLTTIILKLLDEGGKMYGYEITQKVKVITKGELKITEGALYPALHKLEADGMLDVEVEKVDNRLRKYYKLTEKGSKETNSKLQELQDYIKTMQLLVNPKFSLD
- a CDS encoding DUF5687 family protein → MIKRFLDLEWKQFTRSASFGKSVVLKIVMAFFALYFVAMFLIMGIAMYPLLKKVFPESDPLIMFNGFIFFWILGDLVIRFFFQKLPVMSVKPLLTLPIKRAKVVNFVLGKSALSFFNFLPLFAIIPFGITLILKDYSVATVLVWMLTIVLITLINNFLNFIIESLSAKTELSFLPIILFAGSLFALNHFQIINIAEVLSNGIQAISNNPLFLVVPILVLIGLYLYNFKILRAKLFLDSSLKSKTQEVNASNLEWTKKFGDIAPFMQLDLKLLWRNKRPKSSVWMLLIGLLYGLFFYPNPMYQDKEFLFAFVGIFVTGIFLINFGQFIPAWDSGYYKMLMSQNIKYKQYLKSKYTLMTLSVIILFVLSIPYVYFGWKILLAHFAAAVYNIGVNTYVILLGGSFNRKKIDLNQRAAFNFQGTGAVQWIIGFPLMLLPMGIFAIFNFAFNFEIGILVLILLGVTGIIFHQKIMKLITKRYLASKYKMIAAFDQDN
- a CDS encoding ABC transporter ATP-binding protein, coding for MITTTNLTKKYNANPVLNIESLEIPKGQSFGLVGNNGAGKTTYFSLLLDLIQPTTGYIKNNDIQVNLSEDWKPFTSSFIDESFLIGYLTAEEYFYFIGELRGQNKADVDALVATFEDFFHGEILGQKKYLRDLSKGNQKKAGIVAALIGNPEVIILDEPFANLDPTTQIKLKQIVKDLAQEQGVTVLISSHDLMHVTDVCERIVVLEKGEVVKDIVTSQATLKELEAHFAGTEII
- a CDS encoding polymer-forming cytoskeletal protein, which gives rise to MFSDNKKDKKAYENSSSQNIIAKGTNIVGDFSSEGDLRIDGTIEGNLTTPGKIVVGKSGVIKGTLNGSDAYFEGKFSGNLTLTGTLTLKSSAHIEGEVVLGKLEVEPGATFNVNCVMKGALKELNNSNTSQNLKKGRSA
- a CDS encoding AtpZ/AtpI family protein, with translation MPSKFLRFTSTAFQMGGTIWLGNVLGKWLDVKYQTTYLENTITLLAVFIAMYLVISQVLKISKDNKDND
- a CDS encoding DUF6168 family protein — its product is MIKRIVFYSIAFSFLFAASYAIHLSSLKDLNIKLRVPLFSIYLFHFIVSLFICVVFAVLETTKKWSQQLGFVYLFTLITKLMLFVVVFKNSVFKVENLSKLEGFNLLIPVFLFLFLEVYFIARILSKK
- the atpB gene encoding F0F1 ATP synthase subunit A, with amino-acid sequence MAENTNDTGKDTGSQIDTKEEVEAYILHHIQDSHDFSLFSYTNDAGERKHFGFPLPIILWSSNGLTTFMSSEFHHNDDGHVIVEKNGLKFAKIHSKIYELDGGAATVAFDETHHATNAHRVLDFSITKSVVGVLLIGLLMLIWFSGLARQYKKRQVPTGFGRVLEPLVLYVRDEISRPNIGEKHYRKFTGYLLTVFFFIWILNLLGLTPFGFNVTGQLAVTACLAIFTLVIYTVSGNKDYWMHILWMPGVPILIRPVLAVIELAGALIIKPFSLLVRLFANISAGHIVVMSLIAIMFTLKKSLGVVGATGLSLVLSFFITLIEVLVAFLQAYIFTMLSALFIGMAVAEHDHDHAHDDHGKEVPDAEDVRGDFI